A region from the Armatimonadota bacterium genome encodes:
- a CDS encoding DUF935 family protein, with protein sequence MREGWIRERILGRFERKAPEMREIAAARSGLASGAFRLAAYSPDDLVSRKGFAVYDEMQNDAQVRSCLNTKKFAVLSKGWSVRPASDSPEDVRVARFVEFCLNDMKGSVADMLFKVLDAIAKGFSVCEINYRRIEGGPFGGMIGLASVKSKDPAEFGFEMDEFLNVRGLTHLASGAGVQLRPQHCGEPQNLGGSQHCEDSGAGVQLGPQHCGKPQHLGGSQHNRDVGAGVALQPRLLPAEKFIVYTHMPVYELPHGQSDLRAAYKHWWSKEVILKFWNLYLEKFGMPTAKGTYRRGVSKDQQDELLRVLDKIQQETALVVPEDVTIELLEAQRSGDAGYVAAIEFHNKQIAKAILGQTLTSDEGSRVGSLALARVHMDVLRFYLERLERDLEETVMREQLVRRLVEFNFGRAECPRFALGSLEERDLGLLGGVIGKLIEGKVVAPDEPWIREHLGIPAA encoded by the coding sequence ATGAGGGAAGGTTGGATCAGGGAGAGAATCCTCGGGAGGTTCGAGCGGAAGGCGCCCGAGATGCGGGAGATCGCGGCGGCGAGGTCGGGCCTTGCGAGCGGCGCGTTCCGGCTGGCGGCATACTCGCCGGACGACCTGGTGAGCCGCAAGGGGTTCGCGGTCTACGACGAGATGCAGAACGACGCGCAGGTGCGCTCGTGCCTGAACACCAAGAAGTTCGCGGTTCTGTCGAAGGGATGGAGCGTCCGTCCGGCATCCGACTCTCCGGAGGACGTCCGGGTCGCCCGGTTCGTCGAGTTCTGCCTGAACGACATGAAGGGCTCGGTAGCGGACATGCTCTTCAAGGTGCTCGACGCGATCGCGAAGGGGTTCTCGGTCTGCGAGATCAACTACAGGCGGATCGAGGGCGGCCCGTTCGGCGGGATGATCGGCCTCGCGAGCGTGAAATCGAAGGACCCGGCGGAGTTCGGGTTCGAGATGGACGAGTTCCTGAACGTGCGGGGGCTGACGCATCTGGCTTCGGGGGCCGGAGTACAACTCCGGCCCCAACACTGTGGAGAGCCCCAGAATCTTGGAGGGTCCCAACACTGTGAAGACTCTGGGGCTGGAGTACAACTCGGGCCGCAACATTGTGGAAAGCCCCAACATCTTGGAGGGTCCCAACATAATAGAGACGTTGGGGCTGGAGTTGCACTCCAGCCCCGCCTGCTCCCCGCGGAGAAGTTCATCGTCTACACGCACATGCCGGTCTACGAGCTTCCGCACGGGCAGTCGGACCTCCGCGCGGCGTACAAGCACTGGTGGAGCAAAGAGGTGATCCTGAAGTTCTGGAACCTCTACCTGGAGAAGTTCGGGATGCCGACCGCGAAGGGCACGTACCGCCGGGGCGTCTCGAAGGACCAGCAGGACGAGCTGCTCCGGGTGCTCGACAAGATCCAGCAGGAGACCGCGCTGGTGGTGCCGGAGGACGTGACGATAGAACTGCTGGAGGCTCAGAGGAGCGGCGATGCGGGGTACGTCGCGGCGATCGAGTTTCACAACAAGCAGATCGCCAAGGCGATCCTCGGCCAGACGCTGACGAGCGACGAAGGCTCGCGGGTCGGGTCGCTCGCGCTGGCGAGGGTGCACATGGACGTGCTGAGGTTCTACCTGGAGCGGCTAGAGCGCGACCTGGAGGAGACGGTGATGCGGGAACAGCTCGTGCGGCGGCTGGTGGAGTTCAACTTCGGCCGGGCCGAATGCCCGCGGTTCGCGCTCGGCAGCCTCGAGGAGAGGGACCTCGGCCTGCTCGGCGGGGTGATCGGGAAGCTGATCGAGGGGAAGGTGGTCGCGCCGGACGAGCCGTGGATCAGGGAGCATCTGGGGATTCCGGCAGCGTGA
- a CDS encoding FAD-dependent oxidoreductase: MHDLIIIGGGPAGMTAAIYAARKKMDAVALSPQIGGQAVWASEVENYLGYRLISGMDLVEKFESHVKDLGMRVVEAAVRSLRVDGRAFAVETESGESYEARAVIVASGRSSRPLGAAGEEEFKGRGVTYCATCDAPLFAGEDVAVVGTGNAGLDAAIQLFKYARQVTIVEMLDHLTADESLQDRVRARPNGTIMLRTRIVEILGDKFVTGIRIRNLDTDEESVLPVTGVFVEIGSLPNVGFLPPALKLNKWNEIEIDCACATNIPGLFAAGDVTSVPEKQIVIAAGDGAKALLSAHDYLVRNFPG; encoded by the coding sequence GTGCACGACCTGATCATCATAGGCGGAGGCCCCGCCGGAATGACCGCCGCCATCTACGCGGCGCGCAAGAAGATGGACGCCGTCGCCCTCTCTCCGCAGATCGGCGGCCAGGCCGTGTGGGCGTCGGAAGTCGAGAACTACCTCGGCTACCGGCTGATCTCCGGCATGGACCTCGTCGAGAAGTTCGAGTCGCACGTGAAAGACCTCGGGATGCGCGTCGTCGAGGCGGCCGTCCGAAGCCTGAGGGTGGACGGCAGGGCCTTCGCGGTCGAGACCGAGTCCGGGGAGTCCTACGAGGCGCGCGCGGTCATCGTCGCCTCGGGCAGGTCGTCCCGCCCGCTCGGCGCGGCCGGCGAGGAGGAGTTCAAGGGCCGGGGGGTGACCTACTGCGCCACCTGCGACGCCCCGCTCTTCGCCGGGGAGGACGTCGCCGTGGTCGGCACCGGCAACGCCGGCCTCGACGCCGCGATCCAGCTCTTCAAGTACGCCAGGCAGGTGACGATCGTCGAGATGCTCGACCACCTCACCGCGGATGAGTCCCTCCAGGACCGCGTCCGCGCCCGGCCGAACGGGACGATCATGCTCCGCACCCGCATCGTCGAGATCCTCGGCGACAAGTTCGTGACGGGCATCAGAATCCGCAACCTCGACACCGACGAGGAGTCGGTCCTGCCCGTCACCGGCGTCTTCGTGGAGATCGGCTCGCTCCCGAACGTCGGTTTCCTGCCGCCGGCACTCAAGCTGAACAAGTGGAACGAGATCGAGATAGACTGCGCCTGCGCCACGAACATCCCGGGCCTGTTCGCCGCGGGCGACGTCACCAGCGTGCCGGAGAAGCAGATCGTCATCGCCGCGGGCGACGGGGCGAAGGCCCTGCTCTCAGCCCACGATTACCTCGTCCGCAACTTCCCGGGGTGA
- a CDS encoding sugar phosphate isomerase/epimerase, whose protein sequence is MQEPIAKYFHAGLIHPMAYPQVIKGEGPVLETLSRILTDDYFGAVEVTWIKDDAVRAEAAKMLRTAHVDVVFAGQPPLLTQKLDINAADASARAQAVAQCRNSVDQAYEIGACILAVLSGPYPADGDKQAAYERLADSLRQICSYARSKGDLVVSLETFDYDIDKSCLVGPTAEAVELAKQVTSECPNFGLTVDLSHQPMLNESIEQMVSTAAPHLVHAHIGNAVLADKSSAAYGDQHPAFGCADGENDVDEVVLFLKALMDTGYFKKKLPSKMPIVSFEVKPLAGEDSDIVVAGAKRVLNEAWAKL, encoded by the coding sequence ATGCAGGAACCTATCGCAAAGTATTTTCACGCGGGGCTGATTCACCCCATGGCATATCCGCAGGTCATCAAGGGCGAGGGCCCCGTCCTCGAGACGCTCTCGAGGATCCTGACCGACGACTACTTCGGCGCCGTCGAGGTCACCTGGATCAAGGACGACGCCGTCCGCGCCGAAGCCGCGAAGATGCTCCGGACCGCCCACGTGGACGTCGTCTTCGCCGGACAGCCGCCTCTCCTCACCCAGAAGCTCGACATCAACGCCGCCGATGCGTCCGCCCGCGCGCAGGCCGTCGCGCAGTGCAGGAACTCCGTTGACCAGGCGTATGAGATCGGCGCGTGCATCCTCGCCGTCCTGAGCGGCCCGTACCCCGCCGACGGGGACAAGCAGGCCGCCTACGAGCGGCTCGCCGACTCCCTCAGGCAGATCTGCAGCTACGCCAGATCGAAGGGCGACCTCGTCGTCTCGCTCGAGACCTTCGACTACGACATAGACAAGAGCTGCCTCGTCGGCCCGACCGCCGAGGCCGTCGAACTTGCGAAGCAGGTCACCTCCGAGTGCCCGAACTTCGGCCTCACGGTGGATCTGAGCCACCAGCCAATGCTCAACGAGTCCATCGAGCAGATGGTTTCCACCGCCGCGCCTCACCTCGTGCACGCGCACATCGGCAACGCGGTCCTGGCCGACAAGTCAAGCGCGGCATACGGCGACCAGCACCCCGCGTTCGGCTGCGCGGACGGCGAGAACGACGTGGACGAGGTCGTCCTGTTCCTGAAGGCCCTCATGGACACCGGCTACTTCAAGAAGAAGCTCCCCTCGAAGATGCCGATCGTCAGCTTCGAGGTCAAGCCGCTCGCGGGCGAGGACTCGGACATCGTGGTCGCCGGGGCGAAGCGGGTGCTCAACGAGGCCTGGGCGAAGCTCTAG
- a CDS encoding HNH endonuclease, whose protein sequence is MDTAAERWHSEFNPSKFLSRVNLAQLVERNEAYKESAISNANSPCMLCRRTYTHGILLSDKSFLCQPCFSEVALISYPERYEALRRQFIMATEARRLAWEGFRERFEFQSEDSALVVCGWASLLLVLANPAFLVLTAILLTVGYSKSFMNKKKTNEWLNRRAQWEQSNPVPTEPTLKHFHDPTAELTDRDRQILKVFDHWPGYPPFWEYLRSVVISRDSNRCQVTGCPSRLELHVHHVRPVAEGGTHSPDNLVSLCIFHHALEPEKGHERIWGSIKTGYFTLVCTHERSNRASNGTHHVRAHLRRLQLVTLDELQELTRIYGYRCPSCGEGKIKFLLYRRKNLIRIECPTCQKATEGPQQLTEETGPHLAEVLRVTRNKGRWQARWDMLAERRSATWGTWSSFAMSATPKRHKGRVQTTKFAPTCPECGSPMRVVRPRLNDKWKAFWGCTQYSVTGCRGTARYIPPES, encoded by the coding sequence TTGGATACAGCCGCCGAGAGATGGCATTCCGAGTTCAATCCCTCGAAGTTCCTGAGTCGCGTAAATCTGGCGCAGCTTGTCGAACGTAACGAGGCCTACAAAGAAAGTGCCATCAGCAATGCAAATAGCCCCTGCATGCTGTGTAGGAGGACGTACACCCACGGCATTCTGCTAAGTGACAAGTCGTTCCTATGCCAGCCCTGCTTTTCAGAGGTGGCACTGATCTCATACCCAGAGAGATATGAGGCGCTCCGCCGCCAGTTCATTATGGCAACTGAGGCGCGACGGCTCGCCTGGGAAGGATTTCGCGAAAGGTTTGAATTCCAATCGGAAGACAGCGCGCTCGTAGTCTGTGGCTGGGCATCGCTGCTTCTTGTTCTTGCCAACCCTGCGTTCTTGGTATTGACTGCCATACTATTGACTGTCGGCTATTCAAAGAGCTTCATGAACAAGAAGAAGACTAATGAGTGGCTAAACCGGAGAGCACAATGGGAGCAGAGTAACCCCGTGCCGACCGAGCCAACGCTGAAACACTTCCATGATCCAACGGCCGAACTGACGGACAGAGATCGACAGATACTCAAGGTCTTTGACCACTGGCCTGGCTATCCGCCATTCTGGGAATACCTTCGCTCTGTTGTTATCAGCAGAGACTCCAATCGCTGCCAAGTAACGGGGTGCCCGTCTCGGCTCGAATTGCACGTTCACCATGTACGCCCTGTCGCAGAAGGCGGAACTCATTCCCCGGACAACCTCGTCTCGCTGTGCATCTTCCATCACGCGTTGGAGCCGGAGAAGGGCCACGAGAGGATATGGGGTAGTATCAAGACAGGGTATTTCACTCTTGTTTGTACCCACGAGAGAAGTAACCGAGCAAGCAATGGAACTCATCATGTCCGGGCACATCTCCGCCGGCTGCAACTCGTCACGTTGGACGAACTGCAAGAACTGACGAGGATATACGGCTATCGCTGTCCTAGCTGTGGGGAAGGCAAGATAAAGTTCCTCCTATATCGCCGCAAGAACCTTATCAGAATCGAGTGCCCCACATGCCAGAAAGCAACGGAAGGCCCCCAACAACTCACAGAGGAAACCGGCCCACATCTGGCGGAAGTGTTGCGGGTTACCAGAAACAAGGGCAGATGGCAGGCAAGATGGGATATGCTCGCTGAGAGGAGAAGTGCAACGTGGGGCACATGGAGTAGTTTTGCCATGTCTGCGACGCCGAAGCGGCATAAGGGAAGAGTCCAGACGACGAAGTTCGCCCCTACCTGTCCCGAATGCGGCTCACCTATGAGGGTTGTTAGGCCGCGCCTCAATGACAAATGGAAAGCATTCTGGGGCTGCACGCAGTATTCGGTTACGGGATGCAGGGGAACTGCAAGATACATTCCGCCAGAGAGCTGA
- a CDS encoding Mu-like prophage major head subunit gpT family protein: MPIVKSDIPNMLEAGLRAVFFDAYESAVGDWERIATVVPSGQDTEKYAWLGSVPKMREFKDERAPTSLLEHSYSIVNKTWESSISVDRAALEDDQYGQIKLRVQSLADEARRHQDELVFGLLKDGFASLAYDGQYFFDTDHAEGDSGTQSNKGTTALSATSLQTAITSMSKFKDDKGRIMGVVPDTLVVPPDLRWTAMELLESWLAPDTAANKTDNRRNVLRNSLDLVVSPYLSDANDWFLLCTRRVIKPVIFQSRVPVEFAALEGNSENGFMRDQYVYGVRARYNVGYGLWQLAYGSAVA, translated from the coding sequence ATGCCAATCGTGAAGTCGGACATTCCCAACATGCTGGAGGCGGGGCTGCGCGCGGTCTTCTTCGACGCATACGAGTCCGCGGTCGGCGACTGGGAGCGCATCGCGACCGTCGTGCCGTCCGGGCAGGACACCGAGAAGTACGCCTGGCTCGGCTCCGTGCCGAAGATGCGCGAGTTCAAGGACGAGCGAGCGCCCACGAGCCTGCTCGAGCACAGCTATTCGATCGTCAACAAGACCTGGGAGTCCTCGATCTCCGTGGACCGCGCGGCGCTTGAGGACGACCAGTACGGCCAGATCAAGCTCCGGGTCCAGAGCCTCGCCGACGAGGCGCGGCGGCATCAGGACGAGCTGGTGTTCGGCCTGCTGAAGGACGGGTTCGCGAGCCTCGCCTACGACGGCCAGTACTTCTTCGACACCGATCACGCCGAGGGCGACTCCGGCACGCAGTCGAACAAGGGCACGACCGCCCTCTCCGCCACCTCGCTGCAGACCGCGATCACGAGCATGTCGAAGTTCAAGGACGACAAGGGGCGGATCATGGGCGTCGTGCCTGACACGCTGGTGGTTCCGCCCGACCTCAGGTGGACCGCGATGGAACTGCTCGAGTCGTGGCTCGCGCCGGACACGGCCGCGAACAAGACCGACAACCGCAGGAACGTGCTGCGCAACTCGCTCGACCTGGTCGTGAGCCCGTATCTCAGCGACGCGAACGACTGGTTCCTGCTCTGCACGAGGCGGGTCATCAAGCCGGTGATCTTCCAGTCGAGGGTGCCGGTTGAGTTCGCCGCGCTGGAGGGCAACTCCGAGAACGGGTTCATGCGCGACCAGTACGTCTACGGCGTGCGCGCCCGGTACAACGTCGGCTACGGGCTCTGGCAGCTCGCGTACGGCAGCGCGGTGGCTTAG
- a CDS encoding M15 family metallopeptidase, with product MKNESAYRGLDPEFRASLDEFERRLEAAGIGVKMTCGYRSAAEQNRLYAQGRTAPGRIVTNARGGYSWHNYGLAADYAFAAGGRITWDGPWNVFGRIARECGLEWGGGWKKLPDRPHVQWRKGRTLAEMRAAKKR from the coding sequence ATGAAGAACGAGAGCGCTTACAGGGGCCTCGATCCGGAGTTTCGGGCGAGTCTGGACGAGTTCGAGCGGCGGTTGGAGGCGGCCGGCATCGGGGTGAAGATGACCTGCGGATACCGGTCCGCCGCCGAGCAGAACCGCCTGTACGCTCAGGGGCGGACCGCGCCCGGGCGGATCGTGACCAACGCGAGGGGCGGTTACTCCTGGCACAACTATGGGCTCGCGGCCGACTACGCGTTCGCGGCCGGCGGGCGGATCACCTGGGACGGGCCCTGGAACGTCTTCGGCAGGATCGCGCGGGAGTGCGGCCTCGAGTGGGGCGGCGGCTGGAAGAAGCTCCCCGACCGCCCGCACGTCCAGTGGCGGAAGGGGCGCACTCTGGCGGAGATGCGGGCGGCAAAGAAGCGATGA
- a CDS encoding PEP-CTERM sorting domain-containing protein (PEP-CTERM proteins occur, often in large numbers, in the proteomes of bacteria that also encode an exosortase, a predicted intramembrane cysteine proteinase. The presence of a PEP-CTERM domain at a protein's C-terminus predicts cleavage within the sorting domain, followed by covalent anchoring to some some component of the (usually Gram-negative) cell surface. Many PEP-CTERM proteins exhibit an unusual sequence composition that includes large numbers of potential glycosylation sites. Expression of one such protein has been shown restore the ability of a bacterium to form floc, a type of biofilm.), with amino-acid sequence MKSSLPVTLVLVALGLAACITASADWQISTIEANAGNWSSIAVNGRGNPCVAYLAPGSVTPMAVFAEWDGSAWQRAEVGASEYGSGGTSRSLVLDSQGNPCVAYYSPFGSWLDAMYSKRVGGVWQTSRVDQVGTTGIKPSLALNPSGVPYISYAASGSRLMVYMAYLSGAAWTIVPVETASGTSDLSSIAVDSGGTPHVVYRNSEKVWYGRWNGTGWDKSEVGSGHPFGQAICLGPGGNPNIAYWDYWANALKFARRNGSSWDVETVESIGSLGGYCNMALDKSGRPHISYQDYTKGQLKHAAWNGSSWVISVVDTGANVGETNSIALDADGNPHISYWHKETLTLKYARWEPIPEPSSLLALSGGLAALAGMIRRRRVYRRAFWPARP; translated from the coding sequence ATGAAGAGCAGCCTGCCGGTAACACTTGTTCTGGTCGCGCTCGGCCTGGCCGCATGCATCACCGCGTCCGCCGACTGGCAGATCAGCACCATCGAGGCCAACGCGGGCAACTGGTCGTCAATCGCCGTCAACGGCAGGGGCAACCCGTGCGTGGCCTACCTCGCCCCGGGCTCCGTAACGCCGATGGCGGTATTTGCCGAATGGGACGGCTCCGCCTGGCAGAGGGCCGAAGTCGGGGCCAGCGAATACGGCTCCGGCGGAACGTCCAGGTCACTGGTACTCGACAGCCAGGGCAACCCGTGCGTGGCATATTACAGCCCATTCGGGTCTTGGCTCGATGCCATGTACTCGAAGCGCGTCGGTGGGGTCTGGCAGACCAGCAGGGTGGACCAGGTCGGCACCACGGGGATCAAGCCGTCGCTGGCCTTGAACCCGAGCGGCGTCCCGTACATATCCTATGCCGCGAGTGGCAGCAGGCTGATGGTCTACATGGCCTATTTGAGCGGCGCCGCCTGGACGATCGTACCGGTGGAGACCGCGTCCGGAACGTCCGACCTCAGTTCGATCGCGGTGGATTCCGGCGGTACGCCCCATGTCGTCTACCGGAACAGCGAGAAAGTCTGGTATGGCAGATGGAACGGCACCGGCTGGGACAAGTCTGAGGTAGGGAGCGGCCACCCGTTCGGTCAGGCAATATGCCTCGGGCCCGGCGGGAATCCCAACATCGCCTACTGGGACTACTGGGCGAACGCGCTGAAATTCGCGCGGAGGAACGGCAGTTCCTGGGACGTGGAGACGGTCGAGAGCATCGGCAGTCTGGGCGGCTACTGCAACATGGCGCTCGACAAGTCGGGCAGGCCCCACATCAGCTATCAGGACTACACGAAGGGTCAGCTCAAGCATGCGGCGTGGAACGGCAGCTCGTGGGTCATCAGCGTTGTGGATACCGGGGCGAACGTCGGCGAGACGAACTCGATCGCGCTTGACGCGGACGGAAACCCGCACATATCTTACTGGCACAAGGAGACGCTCACCCTGAAGTACGCGCGGTGGGAGCCGATCCCCGAGCCGTCGAGCCTCCTCGCGCTGAGCGGTGGACTGGCGGCGCTGGCGGGGATGATCCGGAGGCGGCGCGTGTATCGAAGGGCGTTCTGGCCGGCACGCCCCTGA